The nucleotide window ATCGGGCATTTTCAAACGGCTCATTATCCGACATCAGTGTATTTAACAATGCTGAGAAAATTATTAACATCAATCAGATGATGTGAAGAAAACGTGATCGATAGTGGAATACATGTCTAGCAAAATGGCGACTCTAATTACACTGTTACAGGGGtctgaaatgtttatttatttattgatttatttgtttgtttattcatttatttattattcatttaaaCTCCAAAAGTGTACTACCTCTTTTAATGGAGGTCAAATAgagaagcaaaaaaaaaaaacaaatacataATTAATAAAAACGGATACAAGATAAAAGACCAAGACTAGAAAACTACGTCCTGACAAGTAAACAGAATACAGAAAATTATCACAAGATCTCGTAAAAATAGTCAGTGACTCAGAATCCATGATGGTTTGGGGTCGCTGTTGTATTAATCGATACCTGCAACAGATAAGGTGTTTTGATAAAGTGGTATACGTGCTAGGAACTGTAAGAGGTTCTGGTCGGTGATCTAGAGGGGCACATGTTACTAATATCATCAGTTTTAATGAAGCTATGAATGCATCTCATGAGCATGAAAAGAGATGAAACAGTGATGGGAATAAGTCTCATTGCACAGAGATTGTTATAAGTTGTAAAGCTACAAaaattagaacagtaattaatCTGTGGTAAAATTAAACAATAATAGAATAGCTTGTGTTAGTGGAGTAGAGATAGTTTctgataaagacaaaaattagaattgattttgttttcaacaacGGATATATGATCGGACCAATCTAGGTTGTTACTGATGTTGACTCCTTGTAACGTTTCTGCTGAGACGGGGCCCATGACTTTATTAGCAAGAATGAGGTCGAAGTTATCTCTTCTATAAAGTTGTAGAGATCATTGATTTTGTTTAAGGGTCCATACATTATTTTTAGTAAGACACCAATTTTCAACTACTTTCAGATCAGTGTTGAGGTTAGTGGATATGGTGTTTAGTCTTGTTGGAAACATGAAGCGTTCTGAAATAGGCTCACTCATCGCCACAAGGGGACATTTGGACATTATGTTAGTTTGCGTGGCACCTGCATGTGGTAGATAAAATATGTACTAATACGACATAGCATAGACCGAACCTTAACCATCAAAAAGTAACCATCATCTTATAATCTGCTATATgctaatagacatcaaatcaggtcccataatcattatcattcaaggtaactatgaaatttaccaggtccaaggaatatatcgaaaatgacaaaggcagtTGGGTCAtgttgaaccacgaaatagtggtggtaccaggtgtccggaatgggtaagcgtaccctgccagctagctgcacccgtcaagattgacccaaaacgacaaatccattgttatttggtgaattcaccaaattatttttgtgagtttgtgtgtcccTGTCCCATGGACGAGCTGACACTCACAGAATAAGAGAATTAAAGATTTTGATAGAGGTAGAATACAACtaattgattttctttaaagTGACACTACTGGTCTATATACCTTACAACCAGAAAAGATCCACATTTAACTGTGAAGTATTAAAGGAGCTTTAGGAAAAATAGTCAAAACTGCCAATAACTTTGGTTGTATGTATTGAAATGAAGTGCAAAATAATGCGAGTCACAGTAAATGTTAAAGAAATATCATGTTTGGaattgataataataatatcatggAGTTTATTGATGAAGCTACCAAACTTCGGTGGTTGATCATACAACATAGAACTGAAGAAAAGAGCAGCAAAATTGATCTCATGTTTAACATGAGGTACAAAATTTCTTACGTGAAGAATATAGGCCTCAAATGCTATAATTGTCAGTGTTTGTGAGTTGCGTCCCTAGATTTCGGTGCAAACCCTTCTAAACGGTAAAGTTACCCATTTGAGGTAAGTCTGAATCACTGTGATACTAAAAAAATTCTGATTTCTCTTTGCAGGGCATATTTTTCACCACCTGGTGATGCTCACGTCCCTCTGAATTCCCAGTAACTCCCCTTCCAGTGATTGCGAACGCAACCCGAGTACTCTCCTTCAAGACACGTGGCAGGAGGAGATGACAAGGCGGTATTTTCTGGTGGTCTTCTTGTTGTGTTGTACCATCGTTGCAACCCTAATGCTCTACAGCAGTATATTAACTTCGAAAAACATGTGGAATGTCGCCTTTATCATCAGCACTCGCTACCTGACGAACTTTCAAAACCAATCTGCAGCCTCGCTCGAATTTACATCTCGAAAATCGGGGAATACGTCGTCCAGGGGAAACTTGAACGATGAACTCCTTGATGCAGATACTGGCGATGATGGTACTTCCAGCGGCAAAAAGCGGATGACTCGTGGTAAGTACGTTTGAATGCCTTTGAATGCCCTTGAAGTAAAAGTATTTGGCGCCGCCACTCAGAAGAGGGGGGTGCAGTCCAAGAAAACGAGAAATAAATTAGAAAGGAAAATACCGAAAGTGGAAACAATGTGGGAAAAGTTTGCTCTTGTAAGGAGTTAGACTGTGTTATCTGCCAGTGACTTATTCCCTGAATATCAAATTCAGACTGGTATAGAGAAAGAAGAAAATCCCCGGCTATGAATCAAACGCACGTTGCATAACTCATAAAGTCAAGTTAAGAAAGTGTATTCCCAAAGGACATATTTCAAACGGAACTTTGGTCGTGAAACTCTGCAAAGATCAGCACCCACCGCTGCTACATGATGATAGTCAAACAACGCATACTACTAACAACCCTTCTGGGCACAGAACGTTTTGTATTTCTATAAGTTCAGAGCCCTGGGAATGAACGGTTTTCCACATAAAACAATGGTGGAGAATCTGATTTCATTATGGGTGCAGTTGAAAATTTTACCTGAAAGTGGGCCAAATACCAAGAAATAAAGCTACTGACACTCTACCCAAAGCCTACatgagacaggcagacaggcaggcagacagacagacaacagacaAAAAAGATCGAATGATCAGATTAAAAAATATCTTACGAGAAATAGTGTAAGAATGGTAAGTATTTCCTACACCGTCCACGGTCACTCCGCTTTCTATCATGGTGTCAATTAATTCTTGCAGATCAGCATGATGAAAAACCAATAGATCAACGCGGCCAGGACCACAGTAAGTCATCATTGTCACAAGTGAATGGTCGCAAAGGTAACAGGACACTTACAAATTGGTGGGAACTGATGTCTGAAGATgaatttgtaagttttgtaaaggGACTGAAGAACGAGGAACTTCGGTTTGATGAAAATTATCCGAAATGGTTTAGTCGTGCCGATGTTGTGCGAATGGAGATGCTATCTACATCAAATATTAGTAAACTTTACAATGGACGTTTCAAAGTAAGATTGCGACAGCTGATCTTCGACGATGGTAGAAGTGATCCGattaaagatttcgactcctgCACAGAGCAGTGTGCCATTCAAAAGCGTGTGGATGATTGGTTCGAGATCTTCGCTTTCCATCTAGATCGAGTTTTGGGGATCAATCGCTCGCTGCCCGCCATCGCAAGAGTTTTGACGCCGAAGATGTTCCCTCGCAAAAACCGCCGAATCATGGACGGGAAACTTCGACCTCTCCTCTGGTGGGATCCAAAAATAACACATGGCGGGACATTATTACATGACCAGAATTCGTTTGGTTTGTATTTCACAGAGTACCAAACCGAGCTGAAGTACAGGTGCAATTCACTAaacgaaaataaaaacaaaagtcaCCACTGCAAAACTAAAATTAAACACATTGAATGGAGCAAGCTATCCATATTTGACTTTCTTCTTCAGGTAAGCACCCGCCAATTTTcttctgtgtttttgttttcggaAAAGCCATGACTTTTGTTTCAGTTTTAGCTACCGTCTATAATTTTGTCACTTGATATCATTCTTGTGTCTGCCTTATGTCATCACGACTGTGTTTCTGTGTCAGCATGAAAGTTCAATATTCAAAGAACAGTTATAGTAGTTATGAAGTTGTAAAAATTACCCCAGGGAAAGTTTAAACCGATAAAGATAACAGGTCACCCTgcaagttttggtaaaaaagcaaGAAATAACGTAAAGTTTACCAATATTGGCCATGCAAAATGACCGCTATTCGATTTAAAAAACTAGAAGACGAAATCCTCTTTTGCTGCTCAAGATCCAATAGGAGTCAGCAGATCAGAaaaattattgcaaaacaattgagagaccgaatatctgtcccgaggtggAAGCAAATGAGATACAATGAGATAAACAAGTCTTTAAAATGTCCAGAACTGATTATATGTGGTTGATGTATATAGCTGTTGTGATCATAAATCTATCATGGCCCAAAACGTTTAAAGATACATGCCCATGATATGAGCACAATTGAATGAACAGTGATGACAGATTGTCAATGATCTGTTGGGAGGAAATAACACTTCCGCGCAATCACGATCTTGAGTACACTTTGCTCCATTACTGTCTTATACAAAACATAAGTTCAAATGAACTCCATTTATCTTTTCTTTGTCGTGGCAAGAAACGGAAAGCATCGTGATTTCACCAAACCAAACCTTTTACCATGTCCTTCCAT belongs to Ptychodera flava strain L36383 chromosome 17, AS_Pfla_20210202, whole genome shotgun sequence and includes:
- the LOC139115551 gene encoding Golgi-associated kinase 1A-like isoform X1, whose product is MTRRYFLVVFLLCCTIVATLMLYSSILTSKNMWNVAFIISTRYLTNFQNQSAASLEFTSRKSGNTSSRGNLNDELLDADTGDDGTSSGKKRMTRDQHDEKPIDQRGQDHSKSSLSQVNGRKGNRTLTNWWELMSEDEFVSFVKGLKNEELRFDENYPKWFSRADVVRMEMLSTSNISKLYNGRFKVRLRQLIFDDGRSDPIKDFDSCTEQCAIQKRVDDWFEIFAFHLDRVLGINRSLPAIARVLTPKMFPRKNRRIMDGKLRPLLWWDPKITHGGTLLHDQNSFGLYFTEYQTELKYRCNSLNENKNKSHHCKTKIKHIEWSKLSIFDFLLQNHDRLDRNCCGYDVSQGELCWKKKGVRNKCGNVSGHFLVHIFTRKEDPSRLVYIDNMFNINRTLNHLNYRLLEGIREVPEGPINVLKSGKLGDRLKESLHVDVGFWKSLGGESNATALVDIVEKRAEILLKHIEEHNITIVPDY
- the LOC139115551 gene encoding Golgi-associated kinase 1A-like isoform X2, with translation MTRRYFLVVFLLCCTIVATLMLYSSILTSKNMWNVAFIISTRYLTNFQNQSAASLEFTSRKSGNTSSRGNLNDELLDADTGDDGTSSGKKRMTRDQHDEKPIDQRGQDHSKSSLSQVNGRKGNRTLTNWWELMSEDEFVSFVKGLKNEELRFDENYPKWFSRADVVRMEMLSTSNISKLYNGRFKVRLRQLIFDDGRSDPIKDFDSCTEQCAIQKRVDDWFEIFAFHLDRVLGINRSLPAIARVLTPKMFPRKNRRIMDGKLRPLLWWDPKITHGGTLLHDQNSFGLYFTEYQTELKYRCNSLNENKNKSHHCKTKIKHIEWSKLSIFDFLLQNHDRLDRNCCGYDVSQGELCWKKKGVRNKCGNVSGHFLVHIFTRKEDPSRLVYIDNMFNINRTLNHLNYRLLEGIREVPEGPINVLKSGKLRDRLKESLQVDVGFWKSLVGENSADALIDIIERRAEILLRHIEEYNIALVPDY